From one Rhodamnia argentea isolate NSW1041297 chromosome 1, ASM2092103v1, whole genome shotgun sequence genomic stretch:
- the LOC115725959 gene encoding lipase-like PAD4 — MDTEASSFETSEMLGTFLASTPLLKEAWRLCRAANKMGCGGFTAEQAGGVGYVAFSGVQELPVLGLDPNCGVLTPLDVAGHRLFAPLKCRHDGEEPVMVHSGVLRLFLHYHSRLDFQTQIGSLLENTKSIVITGHSIGGSIAFLTALWLLSYLRYIFPPVPVLCIGFGSPFLGNESLSQAVLRERWVDSFCNIVSTCDIMPRLSIDQSLVPNPHWQALIRFWYTSMMSPDSMNSPNLQLTEEEKAGLLSFVAADMERLAQAGEGLGGRSFWPFGNYLFCSDEGVICLDNAVSINKMMHLMLWTGSPNCIVEEHLKYGQYVERLTHQSLKRSFMEGDLSESSYEASVSMALNSLGTYRQVLIAPMAKDCLKMARRMGRAPNLNAANLAIRLSKINPYRAEIEWYKACCDKSDEQRGYYDSFRHRGASKRESKINMNRYKLAAFWDDVVHMIDRKELPHDLHRRSKWVNGAQSYMLLVEPLDIAEYYRSGMHLKKGHYIGNGRERRYEVFDLWWAERVVSEKPEKRRTRYASLTQDTRFWARVEEAKEWLDNIRSESDPRNLASLWDKLIEFEIYAMKLVDGKEASADVVAKNSSYSLWLEEWRALRSQIFPLIASQSMSLV; from the exons ATGGACACCGAAGCTTCATC GTTCGAGACGAGCGAGATGTTGGGGACTTTCCTGGCTTCGACCCCGCTGCTGAAGGAGGCGTGGAGGCTGTGCCGCGCCGCGAACAAGATGGGGTGCGGCGGCTTCACGGCAGAGCAAGCCGGCGGCGTGGGGTACGTGGCGTTCTCGGGCGTCCAGGAGCTGCCGGTGCTCGGTTTGGATCCGAACTGCGGCGTGCTGACGCCGCTGGACGTGGCGGGCCACAGGCTGTTCGCCCCGTTGAAATGCCGCCACGACGGTGAGGAGCCGGTCATGGTCCACTCCGGAGTGCTTCGCCTCTTCCTTCATTACCATTCGCGCCTTGATTTTCAAACCCAG ATTGGCAGCTTGTTGGAAAACACCAAGTCAATAGTGATCACAGGCCACTCCATAGGAGGATCAATTGCCTTCCTCACAGCTCTTTGGCTCCTCTCCTACCTCAGATACATCTTCCCGCCCGTGCCGGTCTTATGCATTGGCTTCGGCTCTCCTTTCCTAGGCAACGAGTCGCTTTCCCAAGCCGTCCTCCGCGAAAGATGGGTTGACAGCTTCTGCAACATCGTGTCGACGTGCGATATAATGCCGAGGTTATCTATCGACCAGTCACTTGTTCCAAACCCCCATTGGCAGGCCCTCATAAGATTCTGGTACACGTCTATGATGTCACCGGACTCTATGAATTCCCCTAACCTCCAATtaactgaagaagaaaaagccgGGCTACTTTCCTTCGTGGCGGCCGACATGGAGCGCCTGGCGCAGGCAGGGGAAGGCTTGGGAGGGAGGTCGTTTTGGCCGTTTGGGAATTACTTGTTTTGTTCAGATGAGGGCGTGATCTGTTTGGATAACGCGGTATCGATCAACAAGATGATGCATTTGATGTTATGGACAGGTTCTCCAAATTGTATCGTTGAGGAGCACCTTAAGTACGGGCAATATGTTGAAAGATTGACTCATCAGTCTTTGAAGAGAAGCTTCATGGAGGGAGACCTCTCTGAATCAAGCTATGAAGCAAGTGTTTCGATGGCCTTGAACTCCCTGGGAACATATCGACAG GTACTGATTGCACCGATGGCAAAAGATTGCTTAAAGATGGCGAGGCGAATGGGACGCGCGCCGAACCTAAACGCCGCCAATTTAGCCATTAGGCTATCCAAAATCAATCCTTACAGGGCGGAGATAGAGTGGTACAAAGCTTGTTGCGACAAGTCCGACGAGCAAAGAGGATACTACGATTCTTTCAGGCACAGGGGGGCCTCGAAGAGAGAGTCCAAGATAAACATGAACCGGTACAAGCTCGCAGCCTTTTGGGACGATGTCGTACACATGATCGACAGGAAAGAGCTGCCGCACGATCTGCACAGGAGGTCAAAATGGGTGAACGGGGCGCAGTCCTACATGCTTCTTGTGGAGCCGTTGGACATCGCTGAATATTATCGGTCGGGGATGCATCTTAAGAAAGGCCACTACATCGGCAACGGAAGGGAGAGGAGGTACGAAGTTTTTGATCTGTGGTGGGCTGAGAGAGTTGTTAGCGAGAAACCGGAGAAAAGGAGGACCAGGTATGCAAGCTTGACCCAAGACACTCGCTTCTGGGCAAGGGTGGAGGAAGCAAAGGAGTGGCTGGACAACATTAGGAGTGAGAGTGACCCAAGGAACTTGGCTTCTCTTTGGGATAAACTCATTGAGTTTGAAATTTATGCAATGAAGCTGGTTGATGGAAAAGAGGCGTCTGCTGATGTTGTGGCTAAGAATTCGAGCTATAGTCTGTGGTTAGAAGAATGGAGAGCATTGAGATCGCAGATCTTTCCCCTTATCGCGTCGCAGTCGATGTCGCTTGTTTAG
- the LOC115725970 gene encoding ultraviolet-B receptor UVR8 produces MEVDSPSVGSGEVSAPVRRVLLISAGASHSVALLSGYVVCSWGRGEDGQLGHGDAEDRSSPTHLSALDGQEVSSIICGADHTTAYTESLREVYSWGWGDFGRLGHGNSSDVFTPQPIKALQGLRIKQIACGDSHCLAVTMEGEVQSWGRNQNGQLGLGTTEDSLLPQKIHAFQGIPIKMVAAGAEHTAAVTESGELYGWGWGRYGNLGLGDRNDRLVPEKVSAIHLNEEKMVMVACGWRHSISVSASGALYTFGWSKYGQLGHGDFEDHLVPHKLEALHGSFVSQISGGWRHTMALTSDGKLYGWGWNKFGQVGVGDNVDHCAPVQVEFPNEQKVAQVSCGWRHTLAVTEQGNVFSWGRGTNGQLGHGESVDRNLPKIIEALSVDGTGGQQIQSSNLDLSSGKAWVSPSERYALVPDETVQWQDSRNDVSVPETDVKRMRM; encoded by the exons ATGGAGGTGGATTCGCCTAGCGTTGGCAGCGGCGAGGTCAGTGCTCCCGTTCGGCGCGTGCTTCTCATCTCCGCTGGCGCCAGTCACTCCGTCGCGCTTCTCT CTGGATATGTTGTTTGCTCATGGGGACGAGGGGAGGATGGCCAACTAGGCCATGGGGATGCTGAAGATCGTTCATCACCAACACATTTGAGTGCACTGGATGGTCAAGAAGTATCATCTATTATTTGTGGAGCTGATCACACTACTGCATATACTGAATCGCTTAGGGAAGTCTATAGCTGGGGATG GGGTGACTTTGGGAGGTTGGGTCATGGCAACTCTAGTGATGTCTTTACGCCTCAACCAATCAAAGCCTTACAGGGTTTGAGAATAAAGCAAATTGCTTGTGGGGATAGCCATTGTTTGGCCGTGACTATGGAAGGAGAAGTCCAGAG CTGGGGGAGGAATCAAAATGGTCAACTTGGTCTTGGCACCACTGAGGATTCTCTTCTGCCACAGAAGATACATGCATTTCAG GGGATCCCTATCAAAATGGTCGCAGCTGGAGCTGAACATACTGCTGCAGTGACAGAATCTGGAGAGCTTTATGGATGGGGTTGGGGCCGTTATGGTAACTTGGGCCTAGGTGACAGAAATGATCGCTTAGTTCCTGAGAAAGTTTCTGCTATTCAT TTGAACGAAGAAAAGATGGTTATGGTTGCCTGCGGATGGCGACATTCAATATCAGTATCTGCTTCTGGTGCCCTATACACATTTGGATGGAGCAAATATGGTCAACTTGGACATGGAGATTTTGAAGATCACCTTGTTCCTCACAAGCTGGAGGCATTGCATGGAAGTTTCGTTTCTCAG ATATCTGGTGGCTGGAGACACACTATGGCGCTCACTTCTGATGGAAAACTATATGGCTGGGGTTGGAACAAG TTTGGACAGGTTGGAGTAGGTGACAACGTTGATCATTGTGCTCCTGTGCAAGTCGAATTCCCTAATGAGCAG AAAGTGGCTCAGGTTTCATGCGGATGGAGGCACACTCTAGCTGTTACTGAACAAGGCAACGTTTTCTCCTGGGGTAGAGGAACTAATGGACAGCTTGGGCATGGGGAATCTGTTGATAG GAACTTGCCAAAGATAATTGAGGCTTTGAGTGTTGATGGAACTGGTGGACAGCAAATTCAGTCCTCAAACCTTGATCTCTCGTCAG GAAAAGCATGGGTCTCCCCATCAGAGAGATATGCCCTTGTTCCTGATGAAACC GTTCAGTGGCAGGATAGCCGAAATGACGTGAGTGTTCCCGAGACTGATGTCAAGCGGATGCGAATGTGA